The Montipora foliosa isolate CH-2021 chromosome 1, ASM3666993v2, whole genome shotgun sequence DNA segment ttctgccagcaactcaattgatttaaaactcaaagaagcttttcatataaataagatcaaaccggaacttaacaagcaattgcagcattacaacacttttctcacgttttagtttactccttgatgtttggtgtcacgctgtaaatagtacccgcttttgtattacgtcatgttgtaataattttttcatctacccgtagactttataactgttcacacttaggaactcattaaactgatgatggcataagcatgccgaaacatgtcttttaaaaaagttgtctgtttcctacagcaTTTATCATatttgctactattgcgactcTTTGGTTTTCTTATACATATGCACTGTAGTTTGCATatcaacaacacaatttgcatgacaaaaacagggaggtctgtatcaattaATTCAAGGTCACCAGCAGTGTCGCTGCTATCACAAGCCatgtcactgagcaaacaactatAAAATGGCCTTTTGGCACAGTTATTAATAGTATTTTAATTCATGCAAAATACTGAGTGACAGAACATAAAaccatgattaaaaaaattcaaactttaTTTTACTGATCCTTACAGAAACAGGGAGTTGGCTCTGGTACAGAAAGTCAATGCAGTGATCCTTGGTTCTGGGCATGCATCTAAGAAGGTAGGCATCTGTATAATATATGTAGGATTCCATTGCCTGTTCCTTAATAACAATCCTCGCTGGTGCTGTCATTCTCTGACATTTCAAATAAATAGTAAGGCCCTCATAAATCTGTGCTAACAGTAACTATGTATGGATATACCACATCAGCTCCTACGAACCTTTCTCAAATGCTGatattttaaagtgcccctaatcTATAACATATTATTTCTGAACTaatgaacccattttctgttcTCCCAAACAGTACATCTGGAAGCAGCTTTACAAGCCTAATGCAATATCAGGAAGAGAGCCAGGCACACTGTACTATTTGAGGCAACAATGGCATATGACCAATGTGTACAGCAAAGTGAAACAGAACTATCAAAGTGCTGAGAACCTTATCCTGTGTACTACCAAGGTGTACTTGTGTTGTGCATTTATGAGCTGGGCAGGCCTAGATGGCCTTGATGCCTTAACACCCACTTAGATAACACTCATAGATAAGAAGGCCAGTGATGAACAGAAGACAAAGTTTATAAATGAGGTCATTGGCAAGTTTGTAGAAGAgtttgcttttgttgagtttgACATTGAGAAAGCCTGGAGAGAGCAGCAAGAACAGAGAAATAGTCCAGCTGACCAACAGGCGACTGCCACTTGTTCTTCTTTGGCTGTGACTCCAACCTTGGCACCaggtacatatacatgtacccATGGTTTATTGACGTTTGTAAATGCACTAATACCAGGGTATGATATACAGTCACGTAAATGATAGTTCACTTGTAGCATTAGCTTTTACATGTAAGTGTAGTCAAAGCATGCtttttaacttaaaaaaaaacttaaaaccCTCTGGTTTGTCTTCTATGCTATCTTCTATAAATTATTGAATGGAGGTTTGTCCACTTGGCTAATGACACTGACGGTATAGAGATCATAGAAGTAATACTTTAGTAAGATACCCATGGCAGCTGAATTATGGATAATTCACAAATTTGTTTAGTTCAGTTCAATTTAttcacacttcataatattataCAGATTTATAAAGTAACCACTTAAGGATAAAGCATTGTTaaagaaaaggacaaaataAATGGCTTCGGCTTCATTCTATAGGGCATAAAAGGTAAAAgagataaaaattaatacaatgtagataaaccaaaaaaaacatATTGGTTTTATAAGTGGAATGTCATTGGGTCTGGAGGCCCTGTTTGGATTAAGAGTGATCCGTGAAGGGCTTAAACAGTAATCCAGAAACAGGGGTGTTAACAAGCATGGTTACGTCAGAACTCAGTAATGTTAACACACTCATAGGGCACAGCAAGGCATTGATGCTGTCAGGGACTGGGAGTCACCAATGTGTTGGAGATAGACAGAATTTGCATGTACCAACTTTCGATCTTAGGTGTGACCCTATATAATTATAGCTCTGTAAACATGTACCACCCCTTACTCCTCTCAGCAGCCTAAAATACACCTAACCTACCGGCAacttttattatatttttgtaaCACCCTGAAGGTCAAATGGTTATAATCGTATAGCCAAAGCTACCACATGGTTATGAGGTCCTTGGAGTTGGGCAAGTTACTGGGGCTGAAGGCATACAAACTGGCAGATTGTTCTTGTGTTTGTAGCAGCAGTTGAAGAAATTGCAGCAGGAATAATCAGCATTGGACAAGTAGTCATGTGGCCAAGAGAACATCTGGCAATCCCACAAGCAAGACAGGAGGAAACCTCTTGTGAAGATAATCAAACCAAGCTACCTTCACCAATGTCTGATATGCCACCTGAGAATGATGACAGGGTAATGAATTATGCATTGAAATGCATATAGCTAGGTGTCATGCTGATGCAACTCaatgacaaagaaaaagaaggtgATGGAGACAGAAATCTCATCAACTGGAAGCTGCTAATGCTATACTTTAGATCAAGGAAGCATGGATTGAAATGTGCATATGAAGCAATGAGACTGACCACTTGAGTTAAGGGCTTCTATACGGAACAAATAGCACACCGGGTAACCCATGGTCAGTTTGTCAATACAAAGGGTGGTGCTGGAAATAACTGTGCTAATGACCTCAAGATGAAAATGCTTATTAAGCACTACAAGGTCATTCTGAAAGGAATGTTTGGCAACAAGACCCTAAAGGCTGTGGAACGAAGCACTGCTGCTGCATATGGTTTGAACAAGATAATTCAGAATTATGATATAACAAGAGATATTCCACCAGATTCAACGTCACATACCCACACCAGCACAGTACAGGACATTAAGGAGATGATTAAactctttcaaaacaaagcGCCCTTTAGTAATCAGCGTGGAAGAGCCCACTGGTCATTTCCAACAATTAGTAAGAGCCCACTGGACGAACTTGATGTATCCCTACTGCACTCCTGGTTTACAAGGCACAAGAGACGCTTAGCAAAGAACTATCATGCCAATTGTGATGATGCAGAAGATGATGAAGACCTGATTGAAGATGTTAATGAGATAGAAAGTGCAAGTGAAGATGATATGTGATTCAACAATGGTTATTTCTCTACCACTGTACTTCAGTCGAAAAATGTATATGACTTACTAAAGCTATGTGTTTCATTATGACATAATGGCAAAAGGATAAATTGGGCCTTGCTGATTCTGAAGTTCCTATACACATAAACTTGGGTTTCACCAAGAGACTATTAGAAGCACTTTTGGTTCCAATCTATATGTATACTGCACACAGTATGAATGCTTAAACTGGTACAGAGAATATGGGGATCATACAGTGTACACACATTTGAATTTGCTTGCCCATGTACCATGGCTTTCCTTTCTCTGGCTGTCCCTGTTGGCTAAACATCCATAAGTGCATGGGTATATGTATTCTGTATCTTGTGCATGCAGGTAAAGGAGAggctgggggagggggggggtgtTTGGGCAATCTGAAGAAAAGATATCAACATAATCCTTGGTTTGCATGtaataaaaaatcaaaatttgaaaagcaAACGAGCATTTGAGTTGTTACCTTCATTAGGCAaaagacattaaaaaaatgcacttGCATGCAAGTTTTCAGCTCAACAGCATGCTCTGTTTTGGAAATGGAAAATAGCGCAGTTTACATTTCATACTTTTTCAGTGAGCGCAACATTGAGATGGCTGCTAGACACAGGCACAAACAATCATGACAACACCAATTCAGAGCAGGGACCATGCTAATGGATGGCCTGGGGGATTTTTagccccaccccccaccccacaCCCCATTCCCTCACTTTTGtgccaaaaaaaataaaagaaaatgaaatgaaatacaccttattccaaaatggcgaccattttatcattcttttatatttatgttaattagccCTCTTGGCCTCGACTGCATCTGcagaattcaaaagaatttaaacttaaaacgaggcaacaagggccaattaaCATAGACACAAAAGAATAGTAAAATTgtcgccattttggaataaggtgtataaacaaaaaaattcaaaaaattcaagCATGCACCCTACTGCCCCGCTTCCCCACTCACAACTTGCTGTATGGGCACTGAGGTAGTGATAAAATTAGAACATTCCAAGCAGGATTTTTTGTTATGCCATATTTTGAATGAGGAGGATACCTGTGCCTTGTTTATGGAAAAAATCAACTACTAATATACAAAACTACCACTGATTTACCTCACTGTGTCCTCCATTTTTGATGCCATGTTTTCCAGATAAATTTGAACTATGTGATATGCACAATGCATCTTTCTCCCTCTGGACGCAATGATGAACACtcaaggaaaactttatttgttCAAATTGTCATTTTCTAATGGGACTCACTGCTCTGTCTGCAACTCATAGTTCTATAAAAACATTATGTGTACTGGTAATTCAGATTTCTAGACAAATCTCTAACTCAGCAACCTTCAATGGTATTTTTGTACCATGTTATAAATTGCTTGGGCATGGGTAAtactaaacacaggaaaatCCATCATAACTCTCTCTACAGAGGTTAGACAAAGTGCATAGTCCACGATTTTATCTATGAGTTGTATGCTAAATCCTGTAGCTAGAGTAATTCCACGGACACAAGGTCTCCCAGGGCCATGGAGGGACAACCGGTAGTCAATCAAATCTTGGCATAGCTTTTCAGCCTTTGATTTAGATAATACTTCATGATTATTCACAGTAGATGGTTCTGCTTCACTGGTATCTTCCAAGGGATTGGCCAAGAAGAGGTTTGAGACATCTGAAAGGAAACAGCTGTCACAGTCACAGGTCTTTCCATGGTAATCACAACATGTATGCTGTGGACGACTTCGTCTGGGAGTTTCATATCCAAATTGTTTCTCTCTTGCATTTGTTTCCTGTAACATATTCTCGCATGACATCAGCCATTTGGGTTTTTGACTGGGATATATCATAGGCATTAAAGTAGACCAATGCCTTTGAGGGCAAGCCATCTCTGCCACAATGTCCGGCTTCCTGAAAATATTCCTCCATAGTATATGGAATGCCCGTGTGTATTACCTGACTGATATTTTGAATGCCTACACCAATGCCAAAAGCAACAGTAACAAAGAGAATTCTTAGCTTGGAGGTTCCACTTGCCAACTCTGTTATAATTCTCTGGCGCTCATGATTCGGGTATTGAGCATGAAACAATGTGAACATGCGATTCTTTGCAATAGGTTGAGCATCAGGTGGTTCATACTGTTCTGTACCTAGCATCTCactaaaatacatgtaacaatCTGATATGGTTTCCAAATTGGAATAAACAAGTGTTAGTGGAAATTCTTCTCGCTCCTGTTTTAGCTGCTGCATGAGAGGTTCTATAATTTCTAGAAGCTTATCATCACCAGTTCACTTTCTTTTGTATGATGCAAAATAGATGTTTTCACGATCTGGATTGATTTTGATTATTGCTGGCTCAAGCAGTCCAAGGGAATCACAGATAACACCTTGTGTTTTGCAGTTAGCAGTGGCAGTAATCCCTACAATGGGTACTTGAGGGAAGTAGTTTCCGAGGACTCCAAGTTTTGCATATGCTGGACGGAAGTCTTTCCTGTTTGAGCAATACAGAAAACAGTGTCATACACAGTACAACATACAATGTTCAAATTTGGATCAGTTTCAGTACCTTGGACTGGAAAATACATAAGATGCCAAACACTTGTACTATAATATTATTCTAAATCTTAAATTGACCCTGAGAGACATGGGTTCACATCTACACCGGCCTCCTGAAGGTTACTTGGATAAAGCCATGGCTCCCAGCTGTCCCAGATTATCTATGAGTCTCCAGATTTTTTATCTTACCTCCCTGTCTCCTAGATAGAGccacaataggccatttgcacAATGGCGTCATTTTACTACTAAGACCAGAATTCACTGCGTTTTTCCTTTCATATTCAAATCAAGTAATCCCAGAGAGCATAAAACAACAATAACCATAATTTTCATAATAATACAAAATCGCAATGAACTCTGGTCCTAGTAGTAAAATGACGCCATCATGCAAATGACCTAGTCTCCAGGAAATTAGAGTGAGAATTAGTCACCTCACCCAGTTTATGATGATGTGGTTTTCAGTGTGGTTTTGTTAGCAACAAAGCTATCCAAAAATTAAGTCCGTAAATGAAGCATCTTCTCAATATTTGATAGCTGTAGGGATTAGCAGATATGGAATCCATTCAATGTTAACAACTTTAACTTTATAATATCACAGAAATATCCTATATGTCTTATACAAATTAATTGTAATATTTGAATATTCAACCTAACTTAACTCAAGTACTTAAACTGAGCTAAAATATTCAGGGAGTCAGACATGATTTTTGTTTGCGCTATGTTCCCTTTTGTATGGGCATGGAATTTGAGGAATTCTAGCCAAAAAGATGCATGGAAATTATATTAACTAATAGCAGCCGGAATATCTATGGAAAGAACTCTATTTTATACTCCATATTTAGGAATTAATTTAAGTTTCTGTTAGAGaataaggtaaaaaaaattaccattcTTCTATAAGATGAGCTTCGTCGACAACAACAGCTCGAACACGCTTCTGGAGAGTCGTGTCCCTCATGACCTGGCTATGCACAAATACCTCTGGATGGGCGAAAATTATCTGAGCACTTTGTTGAAAGTCAGAGCTGGAATCACTCAGATCGGTACTGGCTTTCATGACGCATACATTCGTAAAGGCCATCAACTTTTCTACTTGATCCTGCATCAAGGTATTTAGCGGCGAAACCACAACGATAGCTGCGTGTTAGGAATCGGAGTCACTTCTCAAAAAATCGAAGATGAAACCCAAACTTTGATATACGAGTGATTTGCCAAAACCTGTTGGTAAAACTGGTAAAACATCTCTTTTCATCATCACaatcgctttcaaaatctgataTTGCTGTTCTTTCAAAGCCAAACTGGACTTTCCTAGCTTCTCAAGTGCATATTGTATGCCCTTGTGGAACCCATCCACATCGACTTTATCTATGGACACCATATTGTAAACAATGGCGTGCATGCGCCGTGTAACCGGAACTCCTGAAATCTTGGAGTCtgaaaattgattattccagagcaacacagcggtcaaacgtctgcgcatgtgcgTGGTTTAAGCACTTCCGGTCTCTTTCTGGAACATACTACGGAACGAACCGTGCGTGAGTTTGAGAATGAAATATTGCTGGGAATCTTTTTTTGGTGGATGAGTCATTACCTAAATGACTTACCACGTATGACTGAAGACCTTTGCGGTAGTAAACGCAAAAAGCGGATCCAGTTTGAGTAATACTGCTTGCTTATTTTCATTGTGGTAAGGTgagtaaaaagtaaacaaaggcaTTACCCCGTAAACTATTTCTGTTTCCTCGGCTCCAACTACGCTTTACGTTTATTTTACTCATTCGGTTTGGGAAAGACGAGCTACAATTCGATGTGGGCTAACGATTATTTTAGCGCAATATTTAAGACAATTTCAGGTAGATCGTTAACCACTGAaagtttacttcgtggaaaacgtgattacatgtggtgaaattaagaaattctatgatcgagaaggaaacaaatgttaaactgctttttaaacttctttcgAATTCATCAACCAGTACACATGATCTTAGTGTCCTCAGTTCATCATGTGCCAAGCCAGAATATATTCTGCAAAGATTTAAACATCTTAAGAaccataataaatttaaatacgtgtaggaatagcaaactcaaactcagcctattaatatatatacatgtaaagcggaaattaagaaggcaaacagaagaaatggtgtactgtctagtccaaggattaatttataaattaggtcttctgaaatctcaaaccctgactgaaggaaattgaccttgtttCATTCCAGGCAAAATCCCTACTCACCCCAAGTGGGCTCAATGTGAGGGCTAATGTGGCAGGAGGTCTAAAAAAGTCAtaatctgtttaaaaaaatagttgcaggccaagctatcattccaagacagatggatgagttcaaatcaaaaaaccctctgtggaaaggttggatattgtcaggaaaaaatggaaatagttgaattgattgaggagtATTTCACTAGTCACTAACAACATGGCACACTTCAAGAACATATTAACTGCTTGGGATGATGCACTTAAACTATTTTAACTGCTTTCTCGTGTCTTTTGGTTTCAGAGTGTGGATTTGATGAGGAAGTTGTTCCATGTCTACAGCTGgttttaatttgtgacattccaGTCTTCAGAATCTTAACTGTATTAGCTGGCACAATTCCTCCCTTGCATGCCTGCTGTCTTCCCTTGATTATCACTGTTACTAGGctgtgtgtttttgttttgtcatcaGGTAGTGGAATGGCATGTGGTGTGTGTACAAAATGTCCAGATGACGACGCCATTTGTGTGGCTTATGTgagtttaagatctattgttgttcttatggtatacatgtaaatgttatgaaagtcatccagtagactgataatcagtacttttggtaaagttagagaaaaatacatgggaatattcaatgattaGAAGAGACAAATGGTATTGCGTCTACTTGTGTATGAGCAATTACATATctgaattgcttctttgactttcatttgcatcatttgtttacagtttgcttggatttttttgtatagcggtctgttgtacacacacaggggcatagttcaaaccagatcttaaggttcatggatatctaggaaagcactAAGCTCCTTTTAAAAACTGCATGTCCTAATGTGTGCTAGTGTAATAAAATGGTCTTCAGTACCAAATATTCAGTTTATACCTGTTCATGTTgtactattaaattaaaatactgtacCTAAAGTAAGTATGCGTGTGAAAGAGTACAGCTTCTCTCTGTTGTTGCAATTCTGTGTGATTTTTCTGGTTGGGACATCCATCGACTCGGGTCAGAGTGTATGCAGAGTATCTACTGctttggtgaatgaaattagtatttaaatgcaggtaaatgtttgctctccctccctcccctgCCACCTctttatctctctctctctctttctctaaaaaaaattaaaaatcattggtgatatattacatagaaccataatatattgagagagacttagaattatttgagctttaacttttgttataagacaagaacgacacagatgttgtgtgagaaaagaACCTATTTGGTACTGCCcaccgttttcctcttcttgGGTCTTTTCTATGTGTCCTTAGAGGGGAATATTTTATCTGCATGTCGGTGGGCAACTGGTGCACCACTTTGTACCTGGACAAtaggatggcattttttttctctgttactCTGTATAGTCGCTCATGCATGGGGGTACTACTCAAAGTTGCCAAATGAGTGGGTTAGGAACACGAACTGATATTGatacttgttctttattgatGCCAATAAAACGCACACACAAAATTTCCACGGTCAACTTTCGGCACTCGAGCCATCTCGGTAGTAAGTCCAATTATTCTGGCTCTACAAACATTCTTCTCTCGAGTTTTATCGCCCAGGCATTAGGTTTTTCATCCGGAAATTTGCCCATAGACAGGCCGACGACgacaactaccacgataaaaGCACAAGTCTTTATGTTTTGCTACGAACGCGTAAACTCGacaagaaaattcactattgttgcagagatagttttttgttgaaaaagatatatGAAAGAGACGTCCCTTTAAGAGCTGTGTTTAAAGTAAAAACCTTAGCTGTTTTGTTTTCGCCTTATCCCCactaattgaaaacaaataccgcgaaatttaaatctgccgccattttgaggCTTACTTGTTTCTATGGAAATTGTGCAACCCATTCCCACGCGCGCCAAAATCGCACGTGCGTGGCTtgaacatgcgcactcatttgaccgctgtgttttccagagctccgtgtcttggcgctgaccagAAGACACGTGGGCTCTGGGAACAAGATTGGACCGCTGGCAATAATTTTGAGTTGTGGAGTATTGAAAGCATCAAATGTGTGCAGTATGTGCGAACTTTTGGCAAGTTCCAATCAACAGGACACCCCTGTACCGATTTCATGTTTGCGCCAGAAAGTTTCATGATTGGAATATATGTATGTTCATGACCGTTGGCAATAATTTTGAGTTGTGGCCTGCGGGGTATTAAAAGCATCAAATGTAGCGGTAAGTGTGAACGTTTTGGCAAGTTCAAATCAACAGAACATCCCTCTGCCGATTTCTATTTTGCGCCAGATAGTTTTATGATCGAAAGGTATGTACAATATGTGatgtttttgtcttttgaaACATTTTCGCCCGGCAATTTCTGTATCACAATTcgatatattttttcaagtcgacTTATAGCGCGTTCAATTGACCCTATTCccgaataagaatacgtggagtgatgattaaaacggtatgtttggcgcgtttcgaagcagcaaggataataaaaatatgtttaaaatagcgtttTAGCTGGTGttcgacaattttaatgtgaatctccgtaaaaacgaaggattcctaaccttatattccatgtattcttattccggaatacggtcaattgaACGCACCATTAGTGTACGGCAGTGCACGTGCAGCGTTGTTGCAACCCTTAAGCAACCCTAATTTTTGCTATAAGAAACTGTTCACGCGGTGTCTCATTTGCAGCTCTCATGCAGCAGATCGTAGCGCTGCATTTAAGGTGCTTCACGCTGCAAAATATTTGCAGCGCTTCCGCAGTGTTATGAATTTGTTCATGGCTGCTTGAGCGGCTTGTAAACACTGCTTTAACAACGTGTAAGCGCTGCACAACCAAAACAGTGAACTAAAGCAGCGCTGCTGCAGCATCACATCGTTCGTACGggcagttttagtttttttttaccaaaagtATTGGATATGCTGATATCAGAATCTcaattgaaaacaaacatgTCATCAGAAACAGGGTGTAACTGTTCATGCATGATATGATGAAGAGTCTTAACATCCTATCTCTACGTCTTTTAAATGAAACTGTAAGAAACAGGAAGATACCAACTAGCCTTTTTACGTTAACTGTAACTTGATCATTACACACTGATAATAGGCTTTtgcaaattacagagaatgcaACATACTGTCGAGATTTGGTTTACAACACCAAACAGGTTTAGGGGAGAACATTATCccaaatgtgaaagtttttcactttgttgatGGCCCTTTCCACATGTACTCTCAGTTATGCAACTGTCTGtgctttcacaacattttcaggGCTCATTTGTCCCTGAGATCCAAGGAAAGGTGGAATGTTTAATTTGATTCCAGGGGGAAGCAGGTCTTCTATTGTGAAGCCTTTATGAGCCATGATACTATCATCATTGTCTAATTGTTGATCCAAAAAACCACTACGCCTTACTATTTCTCTGTCTGAAATGTGACCAGTATATAGCTGGCTAATAAAGTAAAAAGCCCCACCTGGTGTGATACCCACCAGAGCTTTCAAGGTGGTATGATTTTTATAAGTGCTAAAAAGTTCACTGTTTAAAAGAAGGCTGCTAGACATCTGACATTTGATTTCAGGACAGTCAATTACTACTCTAGTGGAAGGATATTTCTCCTTGAATTGCTCTGGCATGTACTTATCAACCATTTCCCTCGATGGCCACAAGGGTATATCCTTGAGCCTCAAATACAAAAGGTTCACCCAAGTAATAACAATCCTGCTTACTGTGGCTTGTGATATACCATACAAATAGGCTAGGTGGTCCTCTGCAAAGCCCTGCCTAAGTCTACAAagagtaatatatagatttagccaagcctaaaagcggagctcccggcttgtttattcttactggctgtaggattagtgaaaataaaaggcttcggaactgtccgccttttggttttcccagaaattgcttaattatgtcattttcttcgctgcctatccacggttaatttcacctgaaaaaccgagtgatcgcatgaatcatgaagggatgagtgtgatatcagtttttccagcgaaatctactgttgaattcaccagttaggcaattattttttcttgaatcgcaagaaaaagaaaacaagcaaatcctcggcaaacgaacggaaaaggaaagaaaccatttgagagtcgactgtcaaaagccagcgaaaaggaatcacgctaaaattagaaatcacagacgtactatagctcgtgatttgacagatcatactttatttattccactttatctctgaaaatgagatcatttacattttgatgtacttcattgaaacacgccagcttggcttggaaccagaatcggctagaaaggacaaacttcaaacaagatctccaacaaattacctgtacgtgctctaaacaaacttctgaaaacacaagctggtgatatttctccttactttttacgagaactcattgtgaacatgagtgcaaaattttcttgtcactgtcgaggcacatcaaaaaacaattaggcaagcggagtaaaatcgtgttgttcgctcgcattttaaagccaaacaaaccagcaaaaggtcgattatttctgtccaaaaagagtacagatgattgttatttaattgcagttaaaaataaaaattcgagtttcattcctgagcaaaggaaaaaacgactaaacaactttttagaaatatgcatccacttgaaataactcatccgtagaaataacaaactgtttagtgtccaagaaaagaatttgtggagtatggagtaacttcttccaccaactttaagtcCAGGCAACTTTTATAGTCCAGGCATTTTATCGCCAAAAGTCGGTCAACCTGCCAGTAATTGCAAAAGAAGGATTTTTAACGGTCTTTGGTCCAGGGACATGTACTCTATAACATATCAAAAGTCCCCAAAATCCGATTGGGGGAAGTTGacaaaaaacaacttttttagaGCCCTATATTGCTCAGCATGCAAACGAGGTTGCATTTACTATCTGTTGTGAGCTACCGTTGTTTTGCTT contains these protein-coding regions:
- the LOC137968997 gene encoding uncharacterized protein is translated as MQQLKQEREEFPLTLVYSNLETISDCYMYFSEMLGTEQYEPPDAQPIAKNRMFTLFHAQYPNHERQRIITELASGTSKLRILFVTVAFGIGVGIQNISQVIHTGIPYTMEEYFQEAGHCGRDGLPSKALVYFNAYDISQSKTQMADVMREYVTGNKCKRETIWI
- the LOC137969010 gene encoding ATP-dependent DNA helicase RecQ-like, with product MVSIDKVDVDGFHKGIQYALEKLGKSSLALKEQQYQILKAIVMMKRDVLPVLPTAIVVVSPLNTLMQDQVEKLMAFTNVCVMKASTDLSDSSSDFQQSAQIIFAHPEVFVHSQVMRDTTLQKRVRAVVVDEAHLIEEWKDFRPAYAKLGVLGNYFPQVPIVGITATANCKTQGVICDSLGLLEPAIIKINPDRENIYFASYKRK